A window of the Bacillus sp. A301a_S52 genome harbors these coding sequences:
- a CDS encoding cold-shock protein, with amino-acid sequence MMTGKVKWFNSEKGFGFIEREDGDDVFVHFSAIQDEGFKTLEEGQEVEFEIVEGNRGPQASNVVKL; translated from the coding sequence ATTATGACAGGCAAAGTAAAATGGTTTAACTCAGAAAAAGGTTTTGGATTTATCGAGCGTGAAGATGGAGATGACGTATTCGTTCACTTCTCAGCTATCCAAGATGAAGGTTTTAAAACTTTAGAAGAAGGTCAAGAGGTAGAATTCGAAATCGTCGAAGGAAATCGTGGACCACAAGCTTCTAACGTTGTTAAACTTTAA
- the csaA gene encoding chaperone CsaA has translation MVTIDDFQKLDMRIGTVIEAQPFPEARVPAIKLRIDFGAELGVKQSSAQITKRYSPKELIGRQIVAVVNFPPMKIAGFSSEVLVMGGVPNKGDVILLNVDEKVPNGTKIS, from the coding sequence ATGGTAACCATTGATGATTTTCAAAAGCTAGATATGAGAATTGGAACAGTTATTGAAGCACAGCCCTTCCCAGAAGCACGCGTCCCTGCAATTAAATTAAGAATTGATTTCGGGGCTGAACTTGGGGTGAAACAATCAAGTGCTCAAATTACAAAACGATATAGCCCCAAAGAGCTCATTGGCAGGCAGATAGTTGCTGTCGTTAACTTTCCACCAATGAAGATCGCTGGATTTTCATCAGAAGTGCTTGTCATGGGGGGAGTTCCGAACAAGGGGGATGTTATCTTGTTAAATGTAGATGAGAAAGTTCCTAATGGCACGAAGATTAGTTGA
- a CDS encoding PTS transporter subunit EIIC — MSDENRQIAKEIIEAIGGQDNISSVAHCATRLRVMLKDKEKINQEKVESIDKVKGAFYNSGQFQIIFGTGTVNRIYEQVINLGAPESSTSEQKNEAKQQGTKIQRMLRTFGDIFVPIIPVLVATGLFMGLRGLITQPEVLGLFGMTPEDIPANFLLFTEVLTDTAFAFLPALIAWSTFRVFGGSPVIGIVLGLMLVNPVLPNAYAVGSGDADPLMFLGFIPVVGYQGSVLPAFIAGIVGAKLEKWLRQRVPEALDLILTPFLTLLIMITAALFVIGPIFSLVESGIMAGTLVVLELPLGLSGLIVGGLHQVIVITGVHHIFNLFEIQLLNQYDLNPFNALITAGIAAQGGAALAVGLKTKSKKLKALALPSSFSAFLGITEPAIFGVNLRYIKPFIMGLIGGAAGGFFAALFNLQASGMAITVIPGSLLYIYELPSLLLYVITNVIALGVAFILTWMFGFNDKIKESIDG, encoded by the coding sequence ATGTCTGATGAGAATCGTCAAATTGCAAAAGAAATTATAGAAGCTATCGGAGGCCAGGATAACATTTCATCGGTTGCTCACTGTGCCACAAGACTTCGGGTTATGCTGAAAGACAAAGAGAAAATTAATCAAGAAAAAGTAGAAAGTATTGATAAGGTTAAAGGGGCTTTTTATAACTCTGGACAATTTCAAATCATTTTTGGAACGGGTACAGTTAATCGTATTTATGAACAGGTCATTAATTTAGGAGCACCAGAATCATCAACATCAGAGCAAAAAAATGAAGCGAAGCAACAAGGAACGAAAATTCAGCGTATGTTACGAACGTTCGGGGATATATTTGTACCTATCATTCCAGTCCTTGTAGCAACAGGTTTATTCATGGGGTTAAGGGGCTTAATTACCCAACCAGAAGTTCTTGGATTATTCGGAATGACACCTGAGGATATTCCAGCAAACTTTTTATTGTTTACTGAAGTGTTAACGGATACAGCATTTGCATTCTTACCAGCACTTATTGCTTGGTCAACGTTTCGTGTATTTGGAGGAAGTCCTGTTATAGGGATTGTACTCGGTCTTATGCTCGTGAACCCCGTATTGCCAAATGCGTATGCGGTAGGTTCAGGAGATGCTGACCCACTCATGTTTCTAGGGTTCATCCCGGTTGTTGGGTATCAAGGATCAGTTTTACCGGCATTTATCGCAGGTATAGTGGGAGCGAAATTAGAAAAATGGTTAAGACAACGAGTTCCAGAAGCTTTAGACTTAATTCTTACACCGTTTCTTACGTTGTTAATTATGATCACTGCTGCGTTGTTTGTTATAGGACCAATCTTTTCATTGGTAGAAAGCGGTATCATGGCAGGAACTCTTGTAGTACTTGAACTGCCACTTGGCTTAAGCGGATTGATTGTCGGTGGACTTCACCAAGTGATCGTTATTACCGGGGTGCACCATATCTTTAATTTGTTTGAGATTCAACTACTAAATCAGTATGATTTAAATCCATTTAATGCTCTTATTACCGCAGGTATTGCTGCGCAAGGTGGAGCAGCACTTGCGGTCGGTCTGAAGACAAAGTCGAAAAAATTAAAAGCATTGGCATTGCCATCATCTTTTTCAGCTTTCTTAGGTATTACAGAGCCAGCTATTTTCGGTGTAAACCTACGATACATCAAACCATTTATTATGGGGCTGATTGGTGGAGCGGCCGGTGGTTTCTTTGCAGCATTGTTCAACTTACAAGCATCAGGAATGGCTATAACAGTTATTCCGGGATCACTGTTATATATTTATGAATTGCCAAGCCTTCTTCTTTATGTTATCACCAATGTGATTGCACTTGGAGTTGCTTTTATACTAACGTGGATGTTTGGATTCAATGATAAAATTAAAGAGTCTATTGATGGTTAA
- a CDS encoding BCCT family transporter, with the protein MEKYEYKTKKPNIVFYISAPLVALFVLWGAIGPGSLAIVSESALEFTLNNFGWFYMLSTAFFIAFVLFLAISPFGKLKLGKQHEKPEYKFFTWLGMLFSAGIGVGFVFWGVAEPVLYYYEPHPDYVNASEGVRAAAGLRYGVFHWALHPWAIFSLVALTLAYVQFRKGQPALISSAFHPILGDKAYGTFGKGIDTLAVLATSTGVATTFGLSALQISGGLSYLVEGIPNTATTQFTIIGIVTVLFIFSAATGVNKGIKILSTINLSIAALLLLFVIIVGPTLFIAQNFVTTLGGYIANVTQMSLDLDPFGDGEWLGNNTIFFWAWHISWAPFMGIFIARISRGRTIREFVAGVLIVPSVLAAIWFTTFGGSALDMIIAGNEQIGTLVMDNVEVALFATLGHLPLSFITSLLAVLLIIIFFITSADSASYVLGAMTSSGSLNPKLSIKIIWGFLIAGTASVLLISGGLAGLQTASIVAALPFAFIMLVMMFSLLIMMGKDLKMDKLRKSKHERRKVKEEVYSGMKDTIYDDFKEEAYEEIKEDMYEQMKDDVYDDFKDDAGGTLKTKVYEQVKEEAYEEIKEEVYEQVKDDVYNDIKQEVYEQFKDKIYEDLREDIGEQLPSNENDQKKDEDAIRKKNKRTNNDH; encoded by the coding sequence ATGGAAAAATACGAATATAAAACAAAAAAACCAAACATCGTCTTCTACATCTCAGCACCACTCGTTGCTTTATTTGTACTATGGGGAGCAATAGGACCTGGCTCACTAGCAATAGTATCAGAAAGCGCCCTCGAATTTACACTGAATAACTTCGGCTGGTTTTACATGTTATCTACCGCTTTTTTTATCGCTTTTGTTTTATTTTTGGCCATTAGCCCTTTTGGTAAGTTAAAGCTTGGAAAACAGCACGAAAAACCCGAATATAAATTTTTTACATGGCTCGGGATGCTATTTTCAGCAGGAATTGGAGTTGGCTTCGTCTTCTGGGGTGTAGCCGAACCTGTGTTGTATTATTATGAGCCACACCCTGACTATGTCAACGCGTCAGAGGGTGTGAGAGCTGCTGCTGGCTTACGCTATGGTGTCTTTCATTGGGCCCTCCATCCATGGGCAATTTTCTCACTCGTTGCTTTAACCTTGGCATATGTGCAATTTCGTAAGGGGCAGCCTGCGTTAATTAGCTCAGCGTTTCACCCTATTTTAGGAGATAAAGCTTACGGAACTTTCGGTAAGGGGATCGACACATTAGCTGTTCTTGCTACCTCAACTGGTGTGGCAACCACCTTCGGGCTGAGTGCCCTCCAAATATCCGGTGGACTCTCTTATCTTGTGGAAGGGATACCTAACACGGCCACAACCCAATTTACGATTATTGGAATCGTAACGGTTTTATTTATATTTTCCGCCGCCACAGGTGTAAATAAAGGAATTAAAATTTTAAGTACGATTAACTTAAGTATCGCTGCTTTACTGCTGCTTTTTGTGATTATCGTAGGACCCACATTATTTATTGCCCAAAATTTCGTAACGACGCTAGGTGGTTACATTGCAAATGTCACGCAAATGAGCCTGGATCTCGACCCTTTCGGTGATGGAGAATGGTTAGGAAACAACACGATTTTCTTTTGGGCTTGGCATATTTCATGGGCGCCCTTTATGGGAATCTTTATCGCTCGTATTTCACGTGGACGTACAATTCGTGAATTTGTAGCTGGTGTGTTAATTGTTCCATCTGTTTTAGCAGCCATTTGGTTCACAACCTTCGGAGGCTCTGCACTTGATATGATTATAGCAGGTAATGAGCAGATAGGGACCCTTGTAATGGATAACGTGGAAGTTGCTTTATTCGCCACTTTAGGCCATTTACCACTTAGCTTCATAACTAGTCTTCTCGCTGTCTTATTGATCATTATCTTTTTTATTACCTCCGCAGACTCTGCTTCTTATGTTCTTGGAGCTATGACCAGTTCCGGTAGCCTCAACCCAAAATTGAGTATAAAAATTATTTGGGGGTTTCTTATCGCCGGTACAGCCAGTGTTTTATTAATAAGTGGCGGACTAGCAGGTCTGCAAACAGCCTCCATTGTCGCAGCTCTACCATTTGCTTTTATCATGCTTGTGATGATGTTCTCTCTCCTAATTATGATGGGAAAAGATTTAAAAATGGATAAGCTGCGAAAATCAAAGCATGAACGAAGGAAAGTGAAAGAAGAAGTATACAGTGGTATGAAAGATACCATTTATGATGATTTCAAAGAAGAGGCTTATGAAGAAATTAAAGAGGACATGTATGAGCAAATGAAAGACGACGTGTATGATGACTTTAAGGACGATGCGGGTGGCACACTAAAAACTAAAGTGTATGAACAAGTTAAAGAGGAAGCTTATGAAGAGATTAAAGAGGAAGTCTACGAACAAGTCAAAGACGACGTTTACAACGATATTAAACAAGAAGTTTATGAACAATTTAAAGATAAAATATATGAAGATTTACGAGAAGACATTGGCGAACAGTTACCGAGTAATGAAAATGACCAGAAAAAAGATGAAGACGCCATTCGTAAAAAAAATAAAAGAACAAATAACGATCATTAA
- a CDS encoding CrcB family protein, translated as MKRQVAILVFIFIGGVLGTLLRYAINLQTINLLFPLGTILENLLGSFLLGVLTGWGAVKVLPGAWKEGMGVGFCGGFTTMSTLAADTVFIGGERSIISAAVYLIISLFGGVFLALAGLKAGERIALRRQRTGDLL; from the coding sequence ATGAAACGGCAGGTAGCCATACTAGTATTTATTTTTATAGGAGGAGTATTAGGTACCCTACTGCGTTATGCAATTAATTTACAAACGATAAACTTGCTTTTCCCTTTAGGAACGATTTTAGAGAATCTATTAGGTAGCTTCTTACTTGGGGTACTAACAGGATGGGGAGCTGTCAAAGTGCTTCCGGGAGCTTGGAAAGAGGGGATGGGTGTCGGTTTTTGTGGGGGATTTACGACTATGTCCACCTTAGCAGCTGATACTGTGTTTATAGGCGGCGAACGTTCTATTATATCGGCCGCTGTTTACTTAATCATTTCCCTTTTCGGAGGTGTTTTTCTTGCATTAGCCGGTTTAAAAGCAGGTGAAAGGATAGCATTAAGACGTCAAAGAACAGGTGATTTATTATGA
- the crcB gene encoding fluoride efflux transporter CrcB, with protein sequence MTILFVAVGGGLGAVSRYLLGVLIKSRTKERRIPTAMFIVNILGAFGLGLFFGWVYREVPSMVYDDLRYLFIGVGFFGAFTTFSTFSIEASTLIRKKKWSDCVLYVATSIIGSIMCFVLAMLITAG encoded by the coding sequence ATGACGATTTTATTTGTGGCAGTAGGGGGAGGCCTCGGGGCGGTTTCGAGGTATTTACTTGGGGTTTTAATAAAATCTCGGACGAAAGAGAGGCGTATTCCTACTGCGATGTTTATCGTTAATATTCTTGGTGCGTTCGGGCTCGGTTTGTTTTTCGGGTGGGTCTATCGGGAAGTACCATCAATGGTTTACGATGATCTTCGGTATTTATTTATTGGTGTCGGTTTTTTCGGTGCGTTTACAACGTTCTCAACGTTTAGTATAGAAGCCTCTACTCTTATCAGAAAAAAGAAATGGAGCGATTGTGTTTTATATGTTGCTACCTCCATTATAGGGAGTATTATGTGCTTCGTTCTTGCCATGCTTATTACAGCCGGTTGA
- a CDS encoding FapA family protein yields the protein MIALKDALMFQGKSVESAIEKALSELQLEKDDVNIEIIEESSQKLFGLSRSKAKIMVSKIDKPEVESVTTDWEEWLINEMKENPSFDLRQSAVPTDIINTWEGKAWIKDSNLYFQDSETNKPVVELTDGVTLMKNGEKVEGNTTLTKGDELEIDFETTIVETEWSIEVNEEKQQAILSVTPGYYLVAYLEDHPPSEKIVLKPNHRKQPNNQLTVEDVYQQLESMGINTGINKTMIQEACITLKTETFIIAEGVLPKHGDDGKVHFEIDLKERTKAFAEKHDGTIDFRESIYIPSIEKGELLGTVEDPTPGEDGVSVFGETLKAEAGDPILLKPGQGVTFLEEENKIIAVENGRPKVDRTGQMLKVYILPKLQHRGDLNLEDGNIHFVGDVEISGHVNEHMVVNAEGSAWIHKSVLHSSVQTRNKITVGANAIKSSLVAGKNSLVFEEMTKKLAPFMEVITPFTQVVKQLVQTENFQQTYAINQSLGPVIKLLTESKFKTLIPLAKDLLNTINTKQNVLDKSWQSFAVSLYKGILIYHHNQFKTIKDLEKFVHAGAKLLEVCQSPLQNHSSIVVQYAMNSELHCNGDIHIQGKGCVHTIIHSDGNVQIDGQMIGGKLFAKEGVEIGVAGSAGGVKTLIEVPHDQTIKIKEVHPDVTLKIGDRQYVFTKSHSMVRARLDADDVVTLY from the coding sequence GTGATTGCTTTGAAAGATGCTCTTATGTTTCAAGGCAAAAGTGTTGAATCAGCTATAGAAAAGGCGTTAAGTGAATTACAATTGGAGAAAGACGATGTTAATATTGAAATTATTGAGGAAAGCTCCCAAAAACTATTTGGCTTGTCTAGATCTAAAGCAAAAATAATGGTTTCTAAAATAGATAAACCAGAAGTTGAAAGCGTAACCACCGACTGGGAAGAGTGGCTTATAAATGAAATGAAAGAAAATCCTTCTTTTGATTTACGACAATCTGCCGTACCAACTGACATTATCAATACGTGGGAAGGAAAAGCTTGGATTAAAGACAGTAATTTGTATTTTCAAGACTCTGAAACAAATAAGCCTGTCGTTGAATTAACAGATGGCGTCACTTTAATGAAAAATGGTGAAAAGGTTGAAGGTAATACAACTCTCACTAAAGGTGATGAACTGGAAATTGATTTTGAAACGACTATTGTGGAAACTGAATGGTCCATTGAAGTAAATGAAGAGAAACAACAAGCCATTCTCAGTGTAACACCTGGCTATTATCTTGTTGCTTATTTAGAAGACCATCCCCCATCAGAGAAAATAGTCTTAAAACCAAACCACCGTAAACAGCCTAACAATCAGTTAACAGTGGAAGATGTCTATCAACAACTTGAATCAATGGGCATAAATACAGGTATAAACAAAACAATGATTCAAGAAGCCTGTATCACCTTAAAAACAGAAACATTTATTATAGCTGAAGGTGTACTTCCTAAGCATGGTGATGATGGTAAAGTACACTTCGAAATAGATTTAAAAGAGCGTACAAAAGCCTTTGCCGAAAAGCATGATGGGACAATCGATTTCCGCGAATCCATTTATATCCCTTCTATTGAGAAAGGAGAGCTATTAGGAACAGTAGAAGATCCGACTCCAGGTGAAGATGGCGTAAGTGTGTTCGGTGAAACATTAAAGGCCGAGGCTGGAGACCCTATTCTTCTAAAACCCGGACAAGGTGTTACCTTTTTAGAAGAAGAAAATAAAATCATTGCTGTAGAAAATGGCCGACCTAAAGTGGATCGAACAGGTCAAATGCTCAAAGTATATATTCTACCAAAACTCCAACATCGTGGAGACTTAAACTTGGAAGATGGAAACATTCATTTCGTAGGTGATGTTGAAATTTCAGGGCACGTCAATGAACATATGGTTGTAAATGCTGAAGGCTCAGCATGGATTCATAAAAGTGTTCTTCACAGCTCCGTTCAAACACGAAATAAGATTACCGTAGGAGCAAATGCCATCAAAAGCTCGCTAGTCGCTGGTAAAAACAGTTTAGTATTCGAAGAAATGACCAAAAAGCTAGCTCCGTTTATGGAAGTAATTACACCATTTACGCAAGTGGTTAAGCAGCTTGTCCAGACTGAAAACTTTCAGCAAACTTATGCCATTAACCAAAGCCTTGGACCTGTGATCAAACTGCTGACTGAATCCAAATTTAAAACGCTTATTCCGCTTGCAAAGGATTTATTAAATACCATTAATACAAAGCAAAATGTATTAGACAAGAGCTGGCAAAGCTTTGCTGTTTCGTTATATAAAGGCATACTCATCTACCACCATAACCAATTTAAAACGATAAAAGATTTAGAGAAGTTTGTGCATGCTGGAGCTAAACTATTAGAAGTTTGTCAAAGCCCGCTTCAAAATCACTCTTCTATCGTTGTTCAATACGCAATGAACAGTGAGCTTCATTGTAACGGGGATATTCATATTCAAGGTAAAGGCTGCGTTCATACAATCATTCACTCAGATGGAAACGTTCAAATTGATGGACAGATGATCGGGGGGAAACTATTCGCTAAAGAAGGTGTGGAGATCGGTGTGGCTGGGTCTGCTGGAGGAGTTAAAACATTGATTGAAGTTCCTCACGATCAAACAATTAAAATAAAAGAAGTTCACCCTGATGTAACCCTAAAAATAGGTGACCGGCAATATGTCTTCACTAAGAGCCACTCAATGGTTCGAGCAAGACTTGATGCTGATGACGTTGTTACCTTATATTAG
- a CDS encoding LacI family DNA-binding transcriptional regulator: MVTINDIADLAGVSRTTVSRVLNSSGYVSEMARKKVLKVIEQTGYVPSEHAKSLRTKKTKVIGVLLPKVSTETVSRIVEGIEYVLSENGYHILLASANLVASKELEHLQLLQSRRVEGIILVATNTNDELVKMIQSLTIPVTALGQDIPGVSCVLYKDYEAAYDVVSLLIKKGHKRIGFIGVDEADPAVGIERKKAYYDCMKEAGLEVGEGWVQKGVFNIDSGAAAMERMLKKSHQQPTAIFAVTDRLAVGAMQTLKQEGIAVPETMAVMSIGASDLSEYVTPPLATVNYFHEKAGRETAKLMLNQISTKKSAIKKFSMDYRLIERDSIL, from the coding sequence ATGGTAACAATCAATGATATTGCAGATTTAGCAGGAGTATCACGAACGACAGTCTCACGTGTTTTAAATAGTTCTGGTTATGTGAGCGAGATGGCAAGGAAAAAAGTTTTAAAGGTAATTGAACAAACAGGCTATGTTCCTAGTGAGCATGCAAAGTCATTACGCACGAAAAAAACGAAGGTTATCGGTGTCCTTTTACCAAAAGTTAGTACGGAAACAGTCAGTCGTATTGTGGAAGGTATCGAGTATGTATTAAGTGAAAATGGTTATCATATTTTACTTGCCAGCGCTAACTTAGTGGCATCAAAAGAATTAGAGCATTTGCAGCTGTTACAGAGCAGGCGTGTAGAAGGTATTATCTTAGTAGCGACAAATACAAATGATGAGTTAGTTAAGATGATTCAAAGCTTGACTATACCTGTTACAGCATTAGGCCAAGATATTCCAGGTGTTTCGTGTGTTCTTTATAAAGATTATGAAGCAGCTTACGATGTTGTCTCACTGCTCATAAAAAAAGGGCATAAGCGTATTGGTTTTATAGGTGTGGATGAGGCCGATCCAGCTGTTGGAATAGAAAGAAAAAAAGCTTACTATGACTGTATGAAAGAAGCAGGGTTGGAAGTGGGCGAAGGCTGGGTTCAAAAAGGTGTGTTTAATATTGACTCAGGTGCTGCGGCAATGGAACGTATGTTGAAAAAATCACACCAACAACCTACGGCTATTTTTGCGGTGACAGATCGTTTAGCAGTAGGAGCGATGCAAACACTCAAACAAGAAGGAATCGCTGTTCCAGAAACTATGGCGGTTATGAGCATTGGGGCTTCTGATTTATCTGAATATGTCACACCACCGTTAGCTACTGTTAATTATTTCCACGAAAAGGCTGGAAGAGAAACAGCGAAGCTAATGCTAAATCAAATAAGCACAAAAAAGTCCGCAATAAAAAAATTTTCGATGGACTATAGACTTATTGAAAGAGATAGTATATTATAA
- the nagB gene encoding glucosamine-6-phosphate deaminase: MKVIKVADYEAMSIQGADYILNQLLTKQLNVLGLATGGTPEGLYQTLREQIVGKALSLKHLHTVNLDEYIGLPADSPASYHYYMHDIFFKYIPIPKENTHLPNGDVLNVLEECTRYEKMIASLGGVDLQLLGIGQNGHIGFNEPGSPFNGRTRIVDLAPSTIEANARYFSSKSDVPRQAITMGIKTIMESRQILLLASGKEKAEAVKALIEGDQSEDIPATVLQDHPHLTVIADEAALSSVTGSLSSV, translated from the coding sequence ATGAAAGTTATAAAAGTAGCAGATTATGAGGCGATGAGTATTCAAGGGGCAGATTATATTTTAAATCAATTACTAACGAAGCAATTGAACGTACTTGGTTTAGCCACCGGAGGGACACCAGAAGGTCTATACCAAACCTTACGTGAGCAAATTGTTGGAAAGGCGTTATCACTTAAGCATCTTCATACTGTGAATTTAGATGAATACATTGGTTTGCCAGCTGATTCACCAGCGAGCTACCATTATTATATGCATGACATATTTTTTAAATATATCCCGATTCCAAAAGAGAATACACATCTTCCAAATGGAGATGTTTTGAATGTTCTTGAGGAATGTACACGTTATGAAAAGATGATTGCAAGCCTTGGAGGAGTAGATTTACAGCTGCTCGGGATTGGACAAAACGGTCACATTGGGTTTAATGAACCTGGCAGCCCCTTTAACGGGCGGACCAGAATAGTTGATTTAGCGCCTTCTACAATTGAAGCGAATGCTCGTTATTTTTCTTCAAAAAGCGATGTTCCACGGCAAGCAATCACGATGGGGATTAAAACCATTATGGAGAGCAGGCAAATTTTACTCTTGGCTTCTGGTAAGGAAAAAGCAGAGGCAGTTAAGGCTTTAATAGAAGGTGATCAATCCGAAGATATCCCTGCCACTGTTTTACAAGACCATCCACATTTAACAGTTATCGCAGACGAAGCAGCATTGAGTAGTGTAACAGGCTCTCTATCGTCTGTCTAA
- a CDS encoding DUF2628 domain-containing protein — MTYQQHFSAHDLLVNNENDVKPLIGANASYYINKWHASSTPFSFSGWNWSAFFLAPFWLAYRHMYGSLLITSLVYFTCQLLVTYLPLTTYFGLSQELSFTLTAVWQFSYPIMIHLFFGWKGNAFYARRTAKIVHWNKGLREKPLAPLFSKPGASIVTALIIPFMLLLSGSLSLFALAGDLTPPLPPGVYVFSDDKSSPSDMREATLNPSFEKYSARINFVYMGKEPVGGRPFTIRLYYKADKNKEWALEREREYDIFTSNRVVLDVVDAEDPAVKTGLYRLVIYVEDEVAAEEQFTIAPPSH; from the coding sequence ATGACCTACCAACAACATTTCTCGGCACATGACCTTTTAGTCAACAATGAGAATGACGTCAAGCCTCTCATCGGGGCTAATGCCAGTTATTATATTAATAAATGGCATGCATCATCCACACCTTTTTCATTTAGTGGGTGGAATTGGAGTGCCTTTTTCTTAGCACCGTTCTGGTTAGCGTACAGACACATGTATGGGAGCCTTCTTATTACTTCTCTCGTTTATTTTACTTGCCAACTTCTCGTCACCTATCTACCGTTAACCACTTATTTCGGTTTAAGCCAAGAGCTTAGCTTCACTCTCACTGCTGTCTGGCAATTCAGTTATCCTATTATGATCCATCTCTTTTTCGGGTGGAAAGGAAATGCGTTTTATGCCCGTAGGACAGCTAAGATCGTCCATTGGAACAAAGGGTTACGAGAGAAACCATTAGCGCCTTTATTCTCTAAGCCCGGGGCCTCAATAGTCACTGCCCTTATCATACCTTTTATGTTATTACTGAGCGGAAGCCTCTCCTTATTTGCGTTGGCAGGCGACCTTACTCCTCCCCTACCACCGGGCGTTTATGTCTTCTCTGATGATAAGTCATCACCGTCTGACATGAGAGAAGCGACGTTAAACCCATCTTTTGAAAAATATTCTGCAAGAATTAATTTCGTCTACATGGGGAAAGAGCCTGTAGGTGGACGTCCATTCACGATACGTCTTTACTATAAAGCTGATAAAAATAAGGAGTGGGCGCTTGAAAGAGAAAGAGAATATGACATTTTCACATCTAATCGCGTTGTACTAGATGTGGTGGATGCCGAAGATCCTGCTGTTAAAACAGGCCTTTATCGTTTGGTGATCTACGTGGAAGATGAGGTAGCAGCAGAAGAACAATTCACCATTGCTCCTCCTAGTCATTAA
- a CDS encoding winged helix-turn-helix transcriptional regulator — translation MKDTCDIYCVDEHKVADIKAAIDDTIVQGTSRIFKVLADDTRLKVAYALTIQKELCVCDVAQVIGSSTATASHHLRALKKQGLAQFRKEGKLAYYRLDDDHVIQLIRTAVEHEKEGKADV, via the coding sequence ATGAAAGATACGTGTGATATATATTGTGTAGATGAGCATAAAGTAGCTGATATTAAAGCAGCAATTGACGATACGATCGTTCAAGGAACGAGTAGAATTTTTAAGGTTTTGGCAGATGATACGCGATTAAAAGTAGCCTATGCATTGACGATACAAAAGGAATTGTGTGTATGTGATGTCGCTCAAGTTATAGGAAGCTCTACTGCTACAGCGTCTCACCATTTACGTGCGTTAAAAAAGCAAGGGCTTGCACAATTCCGTAAAGAAGGCAAACTTGCTTATTATAGGTTAGATGATGATCATGTGATCCAACTTATTCGGACCGCAGTCGAGCATGAAAAAGAAGGTAAAGCGGATGTCTAA